The region TTTTGCGAAGTGGTGATCCACGACCTGAAAAACCCGGAACACGCCATTCTGGCGATCTACAACAACCTTTCCGGACGGGAAGTGGGGCAACCGGCGACCGAACTGGGGCTGGCGCGTATCGCATCGCCGGAATTTCCCCGCATCGTCGCCAATTACGCTAACCAGTTCGCCGATGGCCGACCGGTGAAAAGCACCTCGATCGGCATCAAGGACGCCAGCGGCGAGTATGTCGCGTCTCTGTGTCTCAATGTCGATATGACGCTGTTTCGCGGTATCCAGCACGCCTTCGCCCGGTTTAATCAGGTCAGTACCGGCGCGCTTAACGAAAGCCTGGAGCCGTCAGGTTCTGAAGCGATTCGTCAGCGTATCGATCAGTTTGCGGCGCGGCTGGCGACCACACCGCGTGCGCTCAAAGCGCCGGAACGGCGCCAGCTGATTCAGGAGCTGCGGGAAAACGGCTTGCTCGACGTGAAAAAATCGATGGAAACCGTCGCCCAGCATCTGGGGATTTCTCGCGCCTCGGTTTACAGCTACGCCAGATAGCTCCTATTACCGATAACCCTTATTCCGATAACCCCTATTGGGCCGCATAGCGCGGCCCATCCGTCGTGTTCAGCCCGATGCAGGGTTAAGACCGAAAGCGGTTATCGCGCGCCGCGTTTCCTTTACAGACTCGGCTGACCGCGAGCGCGATAACGAAAAAGAGCCCGCTGATCATAATAAAAAGCCCCCAGAACCACGGAACGATGTCATGAGAATGGAAATAGTCGAACAGAATGCCGTTCAGGGTATAGCCGAGGCCGACGCCAGTCATCGAAAATAACCCCAGTATCCCCATGATGGTGCCGTTGGCGTTTGCTGGTGAATTGGCTATTGCCTGCGCATCTATCATTACCGTGAAAAATACCTCGGCAATACTGAAGAAAAATATGCCGATGGCGTAAAAGACCAATTGTAACGGGAAGTCTATTAATGACGAAATAGCAATCAGAACAAAAGCGACGGAAAAAACCAGAAAACCATAGGACAGCTCGATAGCGGCTGTTTTTACTCTCCTGATAATAAACAGGTTTGATAAAACCACGGTGATCGCATTAATGGTAAAGGTCATTCCGGATGCCAGTAATGAAATATTCAGAGAGGAATAAAGCGGAAATACCAGTTCGAGAAAGGTATAGAAATAAAAGAAGCATAATTGCATCAAAAATAACGGTCGTATATTGGCCTGCCGAAGCATTAATAGCCATTGCCAGGGCGATGCGCGTTCGCGATCGGCGTTATAACCGTGGAAATTGGGTAGCGTAATCAGGTAGATTACTGCGACGACCACCAGACAGGCGGCGTTGGCGTAACACAGAAAGGCGAAATCGTAACCGATCATCAGGTAGCCAAATAGCGGACCGAATGCCACCCCCATATTGATCGCCAGGCCGATAGACGCAAAGGCTTTCATGTCGCTGTCGATAAGCTCAAGCATGGCTTTCTTGCTGGCTATGATGCCGCACGCCAGCCCGACGCCGTTGATCAGCGCGGACGCGACCAGCCCGGTAAAAGTATGGGCTCCCGCCAGCAGGATTAACCCGACGATACGCAAGGTAATGCCCAGCAGCGCTACCTTTTTGGCGCCGATGTTGTCAGCCATCATGCCGGCGGGCAGGGTGAGCCCTTTTTCAAGGGTGGCGCGTAGCATCAATAATAGCGAGACCTGAAATACGCTCATTCCCAGTGTCTGGTATAAATACACAACGTAATAAGGGATAATAAAAAATGACGATAATACGGATAAAAATGTCCCTGACAGCAAAAACCAGGATTTATTATGCAGCAATACATTTTTTGTGAATAAAAACTTCATTATGAATAACCCTGTGATTTTCCAACCTGTGGATTTCTTCCCAACCTGTGGAGTCGTTTCTAATCTATGGAATGACTTCCAATTTATGGTGTTATTTCCACTCTATGGTGCTAAACGGCTGCGGTAATAACATAGATGGAGAATGTGGGGCATGAGCGTAAACGACGGATAATTTCGCGCTCTGAGATTTCTCTTATTCATTTGGGCTTTTTGTTAAATCCTGTCCTCTGGTGTTTTTAAGTGTGACCTTATTTATAAAGTTAATAACAGCGGAGGCGCGGATGCCGCCGCGAAGTCTTTTTTCCGATAACCGTGGCGATGAATTATCGCATTTGCCGACGACCTGACCGGCGGCACATGAGGTTGATTTTTAACCACTTTCGGCGTGGCACTTTATCATGTGACGCTCTGACGGCTCGCGTATCGGGCGAGCGGTTTGACGGCGAACCGGAAGCCCCTCGGCGTTAAACCGCGCAGGTAACATGGAAATGACGCGCGTTTCAATCATGGCCAATCACGGGTCACCGGATGCTGATCAATTGTTATGGGGAAATGGTGGATAAATGACCGGTGGTCTATGCTTTTCAAAACAGGAAGATGCGACGGATGACGTGAGACACATATTTTTCTTTTTGATGGTGTATAAGAAGTAAGAGCTATTTGAAGCGCGCCGGCGATCGCGTAGAGTGAGGTAGCAGGGTATCGCCCTGATTTGCCTGCATTACTGATGTTGCCTTGTAACCATACAACTAATAATTATTTGCATTGAGGACAGAATGGATAAATTTCAAAGAGAGATTGAGGAGAGAACCAATCTTACCTCATCCAACAAGTTTGAATTGTTATTGTTCCGTTTAGGATCGGCTACCGGTGAAGGGCCGTCCGAGCTGTTCGGCATCAATGTGTTCAAGCTTCGTGAAATCGTTCCGATGCCAACCTTGACCAAGGCTGCGGGTATGACACCGCCGATGCTTGGCATGATTAATATTCGCGGGCAGATTATTCCCGTTATCGATCTTCCGGCGGTGGTGGGGTGTGCTGCGAGTACCGGTCGCAACATCCTGCTGGTGACGGAATATGCACGCAGCACCCAGGCTTTTGCGGTCGAATCCGTCGACGACATTGTTCGCCTGGACTGGAGTCAGGTAAACACGGCCGAAGCGGGCGTCAGCAATACCTATATCACCAGTATTGCGCGTCTGGACAGCGATCCGTCGAGCAACCGTCTGGCGCTGGTGTTGGATGTCGAACAGATCCTGCACGACATTATTCCGACCGAGCGTGAGATTAAGATTGAAAGCGTCGAAGAGAAAACCTTCCACCTGAAGCCCGGCGCGGTGGCGATTGTGGCCGAAGACTCCAAAGTCGCGCGAACGATGCTGGAAACGGGGCTGAAGGTGATGAATATTCCGTACATCATGCATATCACCGGAATGGAAGCCTGGAACAAGATCAAGCTGATGGCGCAGGAAGCGAAGGCGGAAGGCCGGCCGATTTCGGACAAGATTGCCTTTGTGCTGACCGACCTGGAAATGCCGGAGATGGATGGATTTACGCTGACGCGCAATATCAAGCGTGATGAAGTGCTTAAGAACATTCCGGTGATTATTCACTCTTCACTGTCCGGCACCGCTAACGAAGACCACGTACGTAATGTGGGCGCGGATTCGTATGTGGCGAAATTTGAAATCAATGAACTGGCCGCCGCGATTCACAGCGTGGTGGATCGCGTGAAACCGGCATCAGCCAAATAATTTAAGCACGCCTGCTCGGCCCTGGACTGCTTATCCGGAACGGGGCCGATATTCTCACTGCGTATCAGGCGGTGTGAACTCCTGTTGATATTCTCCGTTAGCGTCTGCACGCTGTTCCCTGCTCATCCTCGATGACGTTTTTCTGCTCTGGCTACCGTCTTTGCCACCACCGCGTTTTTCGCCGTCAACAATACGGCTGCGTTAAAAGCGCAGGTTCGATCACAATTTGCGCTACATGGGGTGGTGGTGGAAAACCGCAGCCCGCGTGCGCTGGCGCGGTAATCACCTCGGGCGTGCCACTGATCTTTACTCTAAAGCTAATGATTGCGATACCGGCTTTATTGAAGCGCTCTCGGCCGGGGAACATACTTTAACCAGACTAAGGCAAATCAAAATGATGAGCTGAATCAGGAGGTTAATTATGTTGTCTGGGCAAACGTCACCGCGGCTCTGGAACACGCGCCGCAGTGAAAAACAACGGCGGAAGGCGTCGATATCCGTGCCGGGCAAGGTGCTGCCCACGGAACATCTTGCCGCTATGCTGGAAAAGCTGATCGCTCCCGGCGATAAGGTTGTACTGGAAGGCAATAACCAGAAGCAGGCCGATTTTCTCTCCCGCACGCTGGCGGAGGTTAATCCGCAGAAAGTGCATGATTTGCATATGATCATGCCGAGCGTCGGACGCAGCGAACATCTGGATATCTTTGAGAAAGGTATCGCCCATAAGCTCGATTTTTCCTTCTCGGGTACGCAGAGCCTGCGCATTTCGCAACTGCTGGAGGATGGCGCGCTGGAAGTCGGCGCCATCCATACCTATATCGAGCTCTATTCCCGCCTGTATGTTGACCTTATCCCCAATGTGGCGCTGGTGGCGGGTTATAAAGCCGACCGCAAAGGCAACCTGTACACCGGCCCCAGCACCGAAGACACGCCGGCGCTGGTCGAAGCCGCCGCATTTCATGACGGCATCGTCATCGCCCAGGTCAATGAGCTGGTGGACGACGAATGTGATTTACCCCGCGTGGATATCCCCGGCTCCTGGATTGATTATGTGGTGGTCGCCGACAAACCGTTCTTTATCGAACCGCTGTTTACCCGCGATCCCAGACTGATCAAACAAGAGCACATCCTGATGGCGATGATGGCCATCAAAGGCATCTACGCCGAACATCAGGTGCAGTCGCTCAACCACGGCATCGGTTTCAACACTGCGGCGATTGAGCTGCTGCTGCCGACCTACGGTGAACGTCTGGGGCTGAAAGGCAAAATCTGTAAACACTGGACCCTCAACCCGCATCCCACCCTGATTCCGGCGATTGAAAGCGGCTGGGTCGACAGCGTCCACTGCTTTGGCGGCGAACTGGGTATGGAAGCCTATATCGCCGCCCGGCCGGACGTGTTCTTCACCGGCGCCGACGGCTCTATGCGCTCCAACCGCGCGTTTTGCCAGTTGGCGGGGCAGTACGCCGTGGACATGTTCATCGGGTCGACATTGCAGGTTGACGGGCTGGGCAACTCGTCCACCGTCACCAAAGGCCGCCTTTCCGGGTTCGGCGGCGCGCCCAACATGGGGCATGACCCACACGGCCGCCGTCACGCCACGCCGGCATGGCTCGCCATGATTAACGAACCCGATCCGATGCAGCGCGGGCGCAAGCTGGTGGTGCAGATGGTGGAAACCTTCCAGGCCGGCGTCAAACCGACCTTTGTGGAAAAACTTGATGCGGTGGACGTGGCGAAAGCCGCCGGTATGCCGCTGGCGCCGGTGATGATTTATGGCGACGACGTCACCCATGTGCTGACCGAAGAAGGCATCGCCTATCTCTATCGCGCCAACAGCCTGGAAGAACGTCGGGCGATGGTGGCGGCGGTGGCCGGGATCACCGACATCGGGCTGGGGGTGGATGCGCAGCGCGTGGCGGAATTCCGCCGCAGCGGCAAGGTGGCTTACCCGGAAGATTTGGGGATTCGCCGTACCGAGGCGACCCGTTCACTGCTGGCGGCCGGTAGCGTGGCCGATCTGGTGGAATGGTCGGGCGGCCTGTACAACCCGCCGGCGAAGTTCCGGAGCTGGTAAATGAAGCCGCAGCGACAGTCCGACGCGCACGGGTATGCGCAATGGCTGGCCGGGGCCGCGACGCACTGCCTGATTGAGGAAGCGCGGCTCAGTCCTAAACCGGGGCTGGTCGACAGCCGTGGTAGCGGCGCGCATCAGGATTTGACGCTCGTGTTGATGGAGCGCTCCGCTCACAGCCTGACCGCCACCTTTCATACGCTGGCGCTGCAGAGCTGGCAACGCCCGGCGGATGCCGCGTTGCGCCAACTAGTCGGTCGGGTGGGGCGCGAAGGCGAACAGCACATGATGCTGGCGACCGCCGGCGTCAATACCCACCGCGGCGCGATCTGGGCGCTGGGGCTGCTGGTCAGCGCGGCGGCGATGCTCGGCGGTGTCGGCACCGCGCAGGCTATCGCGGACACCGCGGCGCATCTTGCCCGCCTGCCGGATAACGCCGCGCCGACGGTCTTCAGTAACGGACGGCGGGCGACGCAGCGTTATCAGGTCCCCGGCGCGCGTGAAGAGGCGCAGCAGGGGTTCCCGCACATTATCCGGCTGGCGCTGCCGCAGTTGCTGCGTAGCCGTCGGCAGGGCGCCGGCGAGGACGCGGCGCGACTGGATGCGCTGATAAGCATTATGACCTCGCTGAGCGATACCTGCGTGCTGTCGCGCGCCGGGCTGGACGGGCTGGAGGCGATGCAACGCGGCGCACGGGCGGTATTGGCGGCCGGCGGCGTGTCTCGTCCCGCCGGACGACAGGCGCTGGCGCAACTGGATGCGCGCATGCTGGCGCTGAACGCCTCGCCGGGCGGCGCGGCCGATCTGCTGGCCGCCACGCTATTGCTCGATGGCATCGCACAGCCATCTTTATACGATTAAGAGGGTGTTATGGAACACATTACATTGTCATTCCCGGCCACCCACCCGGCCAGCGGCAACGCGCTGGCGGGTGTGGTGGGATCCGGTGATATGGAAGTGCTGCTGACGGCTGACGCCGGACAGACGCTCACCATCGACATCACCACGTCGGTGGATAACAGCCGGGCGCGCTGGCAGGCGCTGTTTGACCGGTTAAGTTCGCTCGGCGGCCTGCCTGCCGGCGCCATGACGATTCATGATTTTGGCGCTACGCCCGGTGTGGCACGCATCCGCATCGAACAGGTTTTTGAAGGGGTGAATCATGCGTGACGACCGCAGCTTTATCGAACTCAAAGCACGGGAACGCGCCCGCGCGCTGCTGGATGAGGGCAGCTACCGCGAATTGCTCGACCCATTTGACGGCATCGTCTCGCCGTGGCTGGGGCCGCAGGGCATCGTGGTGCAGTCGGACGACGGCATGGTAGTGGCGAAGGGCACGCTGCAGGGCAAACCGACGGTGGTGATCGCCATTGAAGGCGCGTTTCAGGGCGGCAGCATGGGGGAAGTCTCCGGCGCTAAAATGGCCGCCGCGCTGGAGCTGGCGGCGGACGACCAGCGCAAAGGCATCCCGACGCAGGCGATTTTATGTCTGGAAACCGGCGGCGTGCGGTTGCAGGAGGCCAATCTTGGGCTGGCGGCTATCGCCGATATTCACGCGGCTATCGTCGACCTGCGTCGTTATACGCCGGTTGTCGGCATCATCGCCGGGACGGTGGGCTGCTTTGGCGGCATGTCGATCGCCGCCGCGCTGTGCAGCCATCTGATCGTCACCCGCGAGGCGCGCCTCGGGCTCAACGGCCCGCAGGTGATCGAACAGGAAGCGGGGGGTGCCGAGTATGACTCGCGTGACCGCCCCTTTATCTGGAGCATGACCGGCGGGGAAATTCGTCACCGTAGCGGCCTGACCGACAGTCTGGTGGCCGACGGCGTTAACGCCGTCAAACAGGCGGTGAATGACGCGCTCGCCAGCGGCGTACCGGCGCAACACCGCTCGGATAACTACGCGTGGTATCTGGCGCGGCTGACCGGCGCCGATACGCGTCAGCAGGCCGATACGCAACAGATCCAACAGCTTTTCGGGGAGGTACACCCATGAGTCAGGTAGCACATCGCGGCGCGCTATGGCTGGACGCGCTGGCGCACGGTAAACCACGACTGGCAGGGCTGTGCCCGTCGGTACAGGCGGTCGACGGCGACATTGCCGGCGAACCGGTCCGTTTTATTGCCGTTGTCCCTGACGCGGCTAACCATTACCCGCGCGCTGCGCAGGGCGAGGTTGGGCTGCTTGAGGGCTGGACGCTGGCGAAAGTGGTGCATGAGACGCTGGCGGCTGACCGCCACAGCGACAAAAAACGGCCGATTGTGGCGGTGATCGACGTGCCCAGTCAGGCGTATGGCCGTCGGGAAGAAGCCTTCGGCATCCATCAGGCGCTGGCGGCGGCGGCGGGGGCTTACGCTCAGGCGCGCCTCGCCGGGCATCCGGTCATCGGGCTGATTGTCGGCAAGGCGATGTCCGGCGCGTTTCTGGCCCACGGCTATCAGGCCAATCGGCTGATCGCCTTTAATGACCCGGAGGTACAGATTCACGCGATGGGCAAGGCGTCGGCGGCGCGCATCACGCTCAGAAGCGTGGAGGAGCTGGAAAAACTGGCGGCCGCCATCCCGCCGATGGCCTATGACATTCGCAACTACGCCACGCTGGGGCTGCTGTCGGCGTTGCTGGATATCAGCAATCCGGATGCGCCGTCCGCCAACGACGTGGCGCAGGTGACCGATGCGCTACAGCAGGCGATGACTGACGCCCGCCGCGACCCGTCGCTGAAAACGCGACTGGGCGCGGACAACCGGCGCAGTTCGTTGCAGGTGCGTGAGCGGATGCGCGCGCTGTGGTAAGCCGCGTTCGCGGGCAAACCGCAACCAGCGGGTAACCATAACTCGCGGATCAGTCACCACTATGCGGTGGTCAGCCTGCTCGTTTGTAAGGGCGGCCACCGATATATCGGTAAGCCAATAAAGAGACCTGCCAGAAAAGGGCAACGGGCGTCATCGAGCGCCCGCAGACGCCCTTTGTCTGAAAACTATAACCATCGCGCTGGAACTCATACTCTTTTATTACAGGTGAATACGATATGACTTATGTAATTGTTCATGCACTTGCGCCGATTTTTATCATCATGCTGCTGGGGTTCTGGGCAGGCAAAGCCAAAATGGTGGATAACAAGAACGTTGCGCTGCTCAATATTTTCGTCATGGATTTTGCACTGCCGGCGGCGCTGTTCAGCGCCACGGTACAAACGCCCTGGTCCGGCATTGTCCAGCAGTCGCCGTTGATCGTGGTGCTGACGCTGGCGATGTGGGTCACCTACGCGGCCATTTATTTTCTGGCTGTCAACGTGTTTCACAAAACGCCGCAGGACGCAGCCGTGCTCACGCTCACCGTGGCGCTGCCCAATTACGCGGCGCTCGGCCTGCCGATTCTCGGCAGCGTGCTGGGCGACGGCTCGGCTACGTCGCTGTCGGTGGCGGTGTCTATCGCCTGTGGTTCGGTGCTGATGACGCCGTTCTGCCTGCTGATTCTGGAACGTGAAAAGGCGCGTGCGTCGGGCGGTAGCCAGACCTCCACGCTGGCAATGCTGCCGGTGTTGATGTGGCGCTCGGTGAAAAAACCGATCGTGCTGGGGCCGTTGCTGGGCGTGGTATTGTCCGCCATTGGTATCCGCATGCCGGAATTGCTGCTGGCGTCGATCAAGCCGCTGGGGTTATCCGCTACCGCCACCGCGCTGTTCCTGACCGGGGTGATCCTCTCGGCGCGTCAGCTGAAAATCAACCTGGTGGTCACCACCGCGGTGCTGACCAAGTTGCTGATTCAACCGGCGCTGGCGTGGGCGATAGTGCTGGTGTTGGGGCTGCATGGCGCGGTGGCGATCACCTCGATTCTGATGATTGCCCTGTCCGCCGGCTTTTTCGGTGTGGTGTTCGGTAACCGGTTTGGCGTGCAGTCGCCGGATGCGGAAGCGGTGCTGTTGTTAAGCTCGGTACTCTGTATCCTGTCGCTGCCGCTGTTTATTACGTTAACATCAGGCATTTGAACGACATCAGGAATTTGAATCATGGTCACGACACGTCCGCACGATCTGTTATGGCTGGCGTCCCGCGAGGCGCTGGAGGATATCGACGCGCCTTGGGTGGACAGCCAGTGGCGACCGGCTCTGCCGGTGGTGGTGCGACGTGACGTTGACCCGCGCGGACGTATTCCGGTCGGGGTGCGCGGCCTGCGCCGCGACCAGCGCGCCGCCGGGTGGGTGGCGGCAGAGCAGGTGGTTCGGGTGGTGACGCCGGACAGGCTGTGCGATCTGCCGTCGCTGTTGCATTCGCCGTTTGTGTCGCAACCGCCGGTACAGGTCGCCATTCAACTGGCGCAGCAGCGCTGGCCGTGGCAGTGGGGTATCACCGGCGGTACGGGATACGCGCTGGCGACCCAGATGCCGGTGCTGCATGCCGACAGCGATCTGGATTTGCTGATTCTCGCGCCTCAGGCGCTGGACCGCGACGCGCTGGCTGACTGGCAACGGCAGCTGTCGTCGTCGCGGCTGTGTCGGGCCGATACGCAAGTGGAAACGCCCCACGGCGGTTTCGCGTTGGCCGAGTGGCTGAGAGACGGACAGGCACTGTTGAAAACCGACCGTGGGCCGCGACGGGTCAGCGATCCGTGGTCAATGGAGGGGTGAGATGAAGATTCTGTTTACCTTCCCCGGGCAGGGGGCGCAGCATGTCGGCATGTTGCGACAGCTTCCGTCCGATACCGCCGTACTGGATGAAGCGCGAGCGGTGTTGGGCGACGAGGTTCACCAGCTCGATAGCCCGCAGGCGCTGCGCCATACCCGCGCGGTACAGCTGTGTCTGCTGATAACGGGCGTGGCCTGGGCCAGAGCGCTGATGGAACGCGGCGTGATGCCGGATATGGTCAGCGGCTTGTCGATTGGTGCATTTCCGGCGGCGGTGATCGCCGGCGTGCTCCGTTTTGACGACGCGCTACGTCTGGTGGCGTTGCGCGGCGACCTGATGGAACAGGCTTATCCGCAGGGATATGGGCTCACCGCCATCATGGGGTTGAGCCAGGCCGAGGTGGAGACGTTGCTGGTCGACAGCGGCGCGTATCTCGCCAACCTGAACGCTGAGCGGCAAATCGTGAT is a window of Dickeya solani IPO 2222 DNA encoding:
- a CDS encoding helix-turn-helix transcriptional regulator, with amino-acid sequence MTPLPDSILFEQLSTLAEGLGETFAPFCEVVIHDLKNPEHAILAIYNNLSGREVGQPATELGLARIASPEFPRIVANYANQFADGRPVKSTSIGIKDASGEYVASLCLNVDMTLFRGIQHAFARFNQVSTGALNESLEPSGSEAIRQRIDQFAARLATTPRALKAPERRQLIQELRENGLLDVKKSMETVAQHLGISRASVYSYAR
- a CDS encoding MFS transporter; its protein translation is MKFLFTKNVLLHNKSWFLLSGTFLSVLSSFFIIPYYVVYLYQTLGMSVFQVSLLLMLRATLEKGLTLPAGMMADNIGAKKVALLGITLRIVGLILLAGAHTFTGLVASALINGVGLACGIIASKKAMLELIDSDMKAFASIGLAINMGVAFGPLFGYLMIGYDFAFLCYANAACLVVVAVIYLITLPNFHGYNADRERASPWQWLLMLRQANIRPLFLMQLCFFYFYTFLELVFPLYSSLNISLLASGMTFTINAITVVLSNLFIIRRVKTAAIELSYGFLVFSVAFVLIAISSLIDFPLQLVFYAIGIFFFSIAEVFFTVMIDAQAIANSPANANGTIMGILGLFSMTGVGLGYTLNGILFDYFHSHDIVPWFWGLFIMISGLFFVIALAVSRVCKGNAARDNRFRS
- a CDS encoding chemotaxis protein, with the protein product MDKFQREIEERTNLTSSNKFELLLFRLGSATGEGPSELFGINVFKLREIVPMPTLTKAAGMTPPMLGMINIRGQIIPVIDLPAVVGCAASTGRNILLVTEYARSTQAFAVESVDDIVRLDWSQVNTAEAGVSNTYITSIARLDSDPSSNRLALVLDVEQILHDIIPTEREIKIESVEEKTFHLKPGAVAIVAEDSKVARTMLETGLKVMNIPYIMHITGMEAWNKIKLMAQEAKAEGRPISDKIAFVLTDLEMPEMDGFTLTRNIKRDEVLKNIPVIIHSSLSGTANEDHVRNVGADSYVAKFEINELAAAIHSVVDRVKPASAK
- the mdcA gene encoding malonate decarboxylase subunit alpha produces the protein MLSGQTSPRLWNTRRSEKQRRKASISVPGKVLPTEHLAAMLEKLIAPGDKVVLEGNNQKQADFLSRTLAEVNPQKVHDLHMIMPSVGRSEHLDIFEKGIAHKLDFSFSGTQSLRISQLLEDGALEVGAIHTYIELYSRLYVDLIPNVALVAGYKADRKGNLYTGPSTEDTPALVEAAAFHDGIVIAQVNELVDDECDLPRVDIPGSWIDYVVVADKPFFIEPLFTRDPRLIKQEHILMAMMAIKGIYAEHQVQSLNHGIGFNTAAIELLLPTYGERLGLKGKICKHWTLNPHPTLIPAIESGWVDSVHCFGGELGMEAYIAARPDVFFTGADGSMRSNRAFCQLAGQYAVDMFIGSTLQVDGLGNSSTVTKGRLSGFGGAPNMGHDPHGRRHATPAWLAMINEPDPMQRGRKLVVQMVETFQAGVKPTFVEKLDAVDVAKAAGMPLAPVMIYGDDVTHVLTEEGIAYLYRANSLEERRAMVAAVAGITDIGLGVDAQRVAEFRRSGKVAYPEDLGIRRTEATRSLLAAGSVADLVEWSGGLYNPPAKFRSW
- a CDS encoding triphosphoribosyl-dephospho-CoA synthase; this translates as MKPQRQSDAHGYAQWLAGAATHCLIEEARLSPKPGLVDSRGSGAHQDLTLVLMERSAHSLTATFHTLALQSWQRPADAALRQLVGRVGREGEQHMMLATAGVNTHRGAIWALGLLVSAAAMLGGVGTAQAIADTAAHLARLPDNAAPTVFSNGRRATQRYQVPGAREEAQQGFPHIIRLALPQLLRSRRQGAGEDAARLDALISIMTSLSDTCVLSRAGLDGLEAMQRGARAVLAAGGVSRPAGRQALAQLDARMLALNASPGGAADLLAATLLLDGIAQPSLYD
- the mdcC gene encoding malonate decarboxylase acyl carrier protein, giving the protein MEHITLSFPATHPASGNALAGVVGSGDMEVLLTADAGQTLTIDITTSVDNSRARWQALFDRLSSLGGLPAGAMTIHDFGATPGVARIRIEQVFEGVNHA
- a CDS encoding biotin-independent malonate decarboxylase subunit beta; translation: MRDDRSFIELKARERARALLDEGSYRELLDPFDGIVSPWLGPQGIVVQSDDGMVVAKGTLQGKPTVVIAIEGAFQGGSMGEVSGAKMAAALELAADDQRKGIPTQAILCLETGGVRLQEANLGLAAIADIHAAIVDLRRYTPVVGIIAGTVGCFGGMSIAAALCSHLIVTREARLGLNGPQVIEQEAGGAEYDSRDRPFIWSMTGGEIRHRSGLTDSLVADGVNAVKQAVNDALASGVPAQHRSDNYAWYLARLTGADTRQQADTQQIQQLFGEVHP
- the mdcE gene encoding biotin-independent malonate decarboxylase subunit gamma; this translates as MSQVAHRGALWLDALAHGKPRLAGLCPSVQAVDGDIAGEPVRFIAVVPDAANHYPRAAQGEVGLLEGWTLAKVVHETLAADRHSDKKRPIVAVIDVPSQAYGRREEAFGIHQALAAAAGAYAQARLAGHPVIGLIVGKAMSGAFLAHGYQANRLIAFNDPEVQIHAMGKASAARITLRSVEELEKLAAAIPPMAYDIRNYATLGLLSALLDISNPDAPSANDVAQVTDALQQAMTDARRDPSLKTRLGADNRRSSLQVRERMRALW
- a CDS encoding AEC family transporter, with the translated sequence MTYVIVHALAPIFIIMLLGFWAGKAKMVDNKNVALLNIFVMDFALPAALFSATVQTPWSGIVQQSPLIVVLTLAMWVTYAAIYFLAVNVFHKTPQDAAVLTLTVALPNYAALGLPILGSVLGDGSATSLSVAVSIACGSVLMTPFCLLILEREKARASGGSQTSTLAMLPVLMWRSVKKPIVLGPLLGVVLSAIGIRMPELLLASIKPLGLSATATALFLTGVILSARQLKINLVVTTAVLTKLLIQPALAWAIVLVLGLHGAVAITSILMIALSAGFFGVVFGNRFGVQSPDAEAVLLLSSVLCILSLPLFITLTSGI
- a CDS encoding malonate decarboxylase holo-ACP synthase, with translation MMVTTRPHDLLWLASREALEDIDAPWVDSQWRPALPVVVRRDVDPRGRIPVGVRGLRRDQRAAGWVAAEQVVRVVTPDRLCDLPSLLHSPFVSQPPVQVAIQLAQQRWPWQWGITGGTGYALATQMPVLHADSDLDLLILAPQALDRDALADWQRQLSSSRLCRADTQVETPHGGFALAEWLRDGQALLKTDRGPRRVSDPWSMEG
- the mdcH gene encoding malonate decarboxylase subunit epsilon gives rise to the protein MKILFTFPGQGAQHVGMLRQLPSDTAVLDEARAVLGDEVHQLDSPQALRHTRAVQLCLLITGVAWARALMERGVMPDMVSGLSIGAFPAAVIAGVLRFDDALRLVALRGDLMEQAYPQGYGLTAIMGLSQAEVETLLVDSGAYLANLNAERQIVIAGSDESMARVAQRALQRGASRAHRLQISVPSHCALLDAPARQLASAFASLSLSPPQCGYLSGSSARAIWQPERIADDLALNMARTVRWHEAMVAAEERDVRLAIEMPPGGVLTCLAKQAFSRSEAFSLERSGIDVVVHRASQLRAQA